Genomic segment of Corynebacterium urealyticum DSM 7109:
GATGAACAGGAGCGTCGTGGAGACCCGTGTTCGGCCACCGAAGGTCAGCCAGCGCTGGAAACGCGAGCTGTAGTCATAGCGCTTGAATACCCCAGAATCGAGGTCTTCGTCGATGTCGTCCTCGGTGCCGACGATGAGCGCGCCATCGGAGGCGGACCCAGGGCCATCGTCCTTGGATCGGACGATCGCGACCTCCTCCGCCGGGTCCAGTGGGGTGCCGGAATCATCGTCATCGGACGGACGAGACGTATCCGTGCTGTGGACACCGACACGGGATGCGCCCTGCGAAGAAGTGCTTGGTTCCTGCCGGGTGGCGAACACGGTCGTGGGGGTGGAATCCTCCACTTCCGCGTTCGGGGCCTCGCCCGACACCGTGTTGCGTGGGGTGGAAGGCTCGGGGGAGTGCGCAGAGTTGAAGAGCGAGGCGGGAGCGGTTTCCATGCGATCCCAGAAGGTATTCAGAATGGCAGAGCGGATGGCGCGCTCAACGGCCCACTGCTTCGCCGGGATGACGTCGACGGTGACGCGGAAGGTTACGGCCCACGGTTGACCGGCTGCCTGGGGTTGGACGACGGCGACGGCGGGCATGACGTCCACACCGCCGGTCACATTCGGCTTGATATCAGGGGAGGAGACGGCGCGCTTCGTCGCCTGCTCGACGTGCTCTACCAGCTGGTTGATGTTTTCGCCGGGACGCAGCGGGATGTCGATTTCGACAAAAGCACGCGACCAGTCCTGGGAAAAGTTGGTGATCGCGCCGACCTTGCCGTTGGGGACGGTCACCATCTCACCGCTGGCGGTGCGCAGCTTCGTGGCGCGCAGGGTCAGTGCGACGACGGTGCCCTCCACCGCATTATTTGTGCCTTCGAAGCTCACATAATCGCCGACGCCAAACTGGCGCTCGGTGATGATGAAGACACCGGAGAGGAAATCCCCGATGATGTTCTGAGCGCCGAAACCAATCGCGGCGGACACGACGGTGGCAGGCACGGCGGCTGAGGCTGCTGGTACGCCGAGCAGAGTCAGCGCACGGATGGCGATGATGAAGTAGACCACCGCTTCGACGAGGTACACCAGCGCGCCGGCGAGGGCGAGCGTGGATTTCGTGGACTCCTCATCAGCATCCAGCCGCTGGGCGACGACGCGGACACACAGTCTGCCGACCCTCGGGACCAGAACCGCCAAGACCGCAAGTGCAGCCAGCGGCAAGCCGGGATGGATGAGCCACTCCCAGGCCTTGATCGCGTAATGCGTGAGGAAATAAGTCGATGCTTGCATAGCGAACAACCCTAGTAAGGCAGCCTGTGACCTCGCCGGGTCTCTGCTGATAATTCAAGCAGCATCTTGGCCGCGGAAAGGGGGCGCGTTTGCTGCGTATCAGGGATAGTTTTCGGGCGTGGGGAACCGCACGTGGTCAGTCACTCTATGGGAATAAACATTTCAACCATTGGGAACATGCAGGTCGCGACATTTGCCATCCGGGGTTCATATTGTTAGTATCATCACAATGCTCAGCCGGCCAGTCACCGAGTTTCGGGGAAATGCGGCAGGCTGCAGTGTTCTTGTTTTTGTCCCCGATGAAGTAGAAGCGAGTAACAATCTCGCGTGCCGAGCAAGGAGCGATTGAAACCGTGAACAACACTTCACGCTCACAGCCCACGCCAGCCACGGTCGCTGCGGCCAGCCGCGGCGTCGCGCAGGCCAGTAAGCCCGAGCGCATTAATGGCGCAGAGGCGATTGTGCGTTCCCTTGAAGAGCTGGGGACCGGCGTGGTCTTCGGCCTCCCAGGTGGCGCCGTCCTCCCGCTGTATGAGGCCCTGTATGGCTCCGAAAAGCTCCGCCACGTTCTCGTGCGTCACGAGCAGGGGGCCGGCCATGCCGCCACGGGTTATGCCCAGGTCACCGGTGAGGTTGGCGTGTGTATCGCTACCTCCGGTCCGGGCGCGACGAACCTGGTCACTCCGATCGCCGATGCCAACATGGATTCCGTGCCACTCGTGGCGATCACCGGTCAGGTGGGCAAGGGGCTGCTGGGCACCGATGCCTTCCAGGAGGCCGATATTCGGGGCGTGACCATGCCGATTACGAAGCACAACTTCATGGTGACCCGACCAGAGGATATTCCTGCGGCGATGGCGGAGGCGTTCCACCTGGCATCCACCGGGCGCCCGGGTGCGGTGCTGGTTGATGTGCCGAAGGATGTGCAGAACGCCGAGCTGGACTTCGTCTGGCCACCTCAGTTCGACCTGCCGGGCTACCACCCGGTCACTACGCCCCACGGTCGTCAGGTTGAGGAGGCCGTGCGCCTCATTAGTGAGGCCAAGCGCCCGGTGCTCTACATCGGCGGCGGTGTCATTAAGTCCGAGGCTCACAAGGAGCTGCGCACCTTCGCCGAGGCCAATGACATCCCGGTGGTCACCACCCTGATGGCGCTCGGTGCTTTCCCGGAGTCTCACGAGCTGCACATGGGCATGCCGGGTATGCACGGTTCCGTGCCAGCTGTGGCGGCTCTGCAGCGCTCCGACCTGCTCATCGCTATCGGTACCCGCTTCGACGACCGTGTGACAGGCAAGCTGGAAAGTTTCGCCCCGAACGCCAAGGTTATCCATGCGGACATCGACCCCGCGGAAATCGGCAAGATTCGCGAGGTCCACGTGCCGATCGTCGGTGACGCCAAGGAGGTCCTCACGGCGCTACACAAGGCGATCGATACCCACGGTCTGTCTCGTCCGGACACCACCGAGTGGCGTGAGTACCTGGGGGAGATGCAGGAGCACTTCCCGCGCGGCTACGAGCACACCCCGAACGAGAAGATGGCCCCGCAGTTCGTCATTGAGACCCTGTCCAAGGAGGTTGGTCCCGACGCGATTTACTGCGCTGGTGTCGGCCAGCACCAGATGTGGTCCGCGCAGTTCCTCGACTTCGAGCACCCGCGCACCTGGCTGAACTCTGGTGGCCTCGGCACCATGGGCTACGCGGTGCCGGCGGCCATGGGTGCCAAGGCCGGCGCTCCGGACAAGGAAGTCTGGGCCATCGACGGCGATGGTTGCTTCCAGATGACGAACCAGGAGCTCGTGACCTGTGCTGTCGAGGGTTTCCCAATCAAGATCGCGCTGATCAACAACGGCAACCTCGGCATGGTGCGCCAGTGGCAGACCCTGTTCTACGACGGGCACTACTCTCACACCAACCTTAAGCCTAAGGAGACCTACCTCCCGGACTTCCTGCAGCTTGCAGAGTCCATGGGCTGCGCCGCCTTCCGCGTGGAGAAGGAGGAGGATGTCCTCCCGACCATTAAGAAGGCTCGCGAAATTAATGACCGCCCCGTCGTGATCGACTTCATCGTCGGGGAGGACGCCCAGGTCTGGCCGATGGTTCCGGCGGGTACCTCCAATGACGAGGTGCAGTACGCACGTAATCTGCGCCCACTCTTCGACGACGAGGAATCGGCAGCGGAGACCCCGGCCGAGATCCACGAGACCATGCAGGAATTCCAGGACTCCGAAGTCGACAACATCGACGCCCAGGAAGGGGAACAGAACTAATGTCCAACCTTCACACTCTGTCGGTCCTGGCTCAGGACGAGGACGGCATCATCTCCCGCATCTCCGGAATGTTCACCCGGCGTGCGTTCAATATCGTCTCCATTAGCTCGGGCCGCACTGAGATCGACGGCGTCAATCGCATCACCCTCGTCGTCGAGGGCGAGGAGATTGTTGTCGAGCAGATTACGAAGCAGCTCAACAAGCTGGTTCCGGTGCTCAAGGTGTCGCGTCAGGATCCGGAAACCACTGTGCAGCGCGGTCTGCTGCTGGTTAAGGTCGCTGCCGGGAATAGCAACCGCACCCAGGTTGTCGAGGCTGCGAAGCTCTTCCGTGCCCACGTTGTGGACGTCAGCCCGGACTCGCTGATTATCGAGGCGACGGGCACCCCGTCCAAGCTGCAGGCGCTGCTGGATGTTCTGGAGCCCTTCGGGATCCGCGAGCTCATCGAGTCCTCCGTCACTGCGATGTCCCGCGGCCCACGGTCGATGGCTCCGAGCCGTTAATTTGGGGGCACCCGCCCCCAGTAAAATTTCATAGAATGGTAAATTTCATCTCAAAGAGTGAAATTTCTGTTATAATCTAAACATGCTCATCGATAGCGAGCCGCGGGCAGACGCGGCTGGCGAGAAAGGTTGAAACCTCATGGCAATTGATGTTTTTTACGACGACGACGCTGACCTGTCGATCATCCAGGGTCGCAAGGTTGCGATCATTGGCTACGGCTCCCAGGGGCACGCTCATGCGCAGAACCTCCGCGAGTCCGGCGTAGAGGTTGCCATCGGCCTGCGCGAGGGCTCCAAGTCCCGCGAGAAGGCTGAAGAGGCCGGCTTCAAGGTTCTGAACAACGCTGAGGCCAGCGAGTGGGCCGACGTCATCATGCTGCTCGCTCCGGATACCTCCCAGGCGCAGATCTACGAAAACGACATCGCTCCGAACCTGAAGGATGGCGACGCCCTGTTCTTCGGTCACGGCCTGAACATCCACTTCGGCATGATCAAGCCGGAGGACAACATCACCATCGGCATGGTCGCACCGAAGGGGCCGGGTCACCTGGTGCGCCGTCAGTACGTCGACGGTAAGGGCGTTCCGTGCCTGATCGCCGTCGAGCAGGACCCGAAGGGTAACGGCCGCGACCTGGCTCTGTCCTACGCTGCGGCAATCGGCGGCGGCCGCGCGGGCGTCATCCCGACCACCTTCGAGGCAGAGACCGTCACTGACCTCTTCGGTGAGCAGGCCGTCCTGTGTGGTGGCACTGAGGAGCTCATCAAGACCGGCTTCGAGGTTCTGGTTGAGGCCGGCTACGAGCCGGAGATGGCTTACTTCGAGTGCCTGCACGAGCTGAAGCTGATCGTCGACCTCATCTTCGAGGGCGGCATCAAGAACATGAACTACTCCGTCTCTGACACCGCGGAGTTCGGTGGCTACATCTCCGGCCCACGCGTCATCGACGCTGATACCAAGGAGCGCATGAAGGGCATCCTGTCCGATATTCAGGATGGCACCTTCACCAAGCGTCTCGTCGCCAACGTTGAGGGCGGCAACAAGGAGCTCGAGGAATTGCGCGCTAGCTACAACGATCACGAGATCGAGAAGACTGGCGAGAAGCTGCGCGACCTGATGAGCTGGGTGAAGAACCCGCTGAACGAGACCGCCTAAGGTCTCGTTATCCCGCGGGGTATAGCCCCGCGACCGCGCCTCCCGACTATTTTCAATAAGTTGTCAATAAGGGGGGCGCTCGCTATGCTTGAGGGCATGAGCGAGCACATTGACATTGACGCAGCCCCCGAGCGCCCACAGAACCGTGGTGGTGCCGATCCGCACCGCCACGGTTCTTCGCATTCTCACTCCCATTCCGATGCGCACGGGCATTCTCACTCCCACGCCCCAACCGATGCCCCGCTGCGCGCACTGCTCATCGCGCTCGTGGTGACCGGAACGATCTTCTTCGCCGAGCTCATCGGTGGGCTGGTCACCGGCTCCGTCGCGCTGCTGGCCGACGCGATGCACATGCTCTCCGACGCAGCGGGGATCATCATCGCTGTGATCGCCATCCTCATCGGGCGCCGGGCCTCAAATGCGCAGGCGACTTTTGGCTACCGGCGCGTGGAGGTGCTAGCCGCACTCGTCAACGCGGTCACCGTGCTGGGCATCTCCGTCTGGATCGTGGTGGAGGCCATCCGCCGCCTACGCGAGCCCGTCGAGATCCTCGCCGGCCCCATGATGATCATCGCGCTGATCGGTCTCATCGCGAACGCGGTCTCCGCATGGATCCTGCACAGCCAGCGGGACAACTCCGTGAACGTCCAGGGTGCCTTCCTGCACGTGTTGGCGGACATGTTGGGCTCCGTCGCCGTCCTGATCGCTGGTGGCGTCATTATCGCGACCGGCTGGCAGTACGCGGACGTCATTGCCTCCCTCGTCATCGCGGCACTCGTGCTGCCGCGCGCCTGGCAGCTGATGATGCACACGCTGCGGATCCTGCTGGAGCAGGCCCCACCCGGCTACGATCCTGCCGAGATCGACGCGCTTCTCCGCGAGGTGGACGGTGTGATGGATGTTCACGACCTGCACCTGTGGTCGCTCGACGGGACGAGCGCGCTCGCCTCGGTGCACCTGGTCGTTCCGGAAGACCGCGACCCTGCTGCGGTGTTGTGTGTGGCCCAGGAGGCCCTACAAGAGCGGGGGATCGCCCACTCGACGATCCAGGTGGAGCGCCCGAGCCACGTTGAGCACGAGGGGCCACGCAACGTCTGCTAGTGCGGGGCTAGCCGGAGGGGATGTCCTCTCTTACCAGCTGGAGGAGCCGCCACCGCCGGAGAAGCCACTGCTGAAGCTGGTATTCGCAATGCCCCCGCTGCTGCTGGAGGAAGACTCGGCGGCCCGCGTATCCGCGCTGTGCCAGGAGGCCAGCAGGTAATAGGGCACCCAGTTGGAGTACACATAACCGGGGCGCCAGTCGCGGTCGGTGAGGGAGGGGCGCTCGTCGCGGTGGGCTTCGCGATCCAGGTGCTTCATATCGCGGGAGGCCAGCTCCAGCGCGTGCGCCTGGTCGCTGACGATGCGGGCCAACCGGTCCATGAAGTCCGGGGCCTGTAGGTCTCGCATCAGCTCCTCGACTTGCGCCTCGACATTCTTAAGCTGGCGGATCGCCTCCCGGTTGCGCACCTCGAACAGGGCTTCGGAGAGATCCTGCTTGATGGAGCGCAGCTCTCGCTCGCGCTTGATCTGATCGCCGTTTTCCAGCTCGAACATCAGGTTGATGTTGTCTTCGGCATTGCTCATCGACTCGAGAGTTTCGTGCGCGCTCGCGACCTGCTTGTGCTTAGCGTAGAACTCCTTGTCATCGCTCGTGAGCGTCAGGTTGAGGGCTCCCACCCGGTGATTGAGATTCAAAAACTCGTCGCGGATCGTCGTCCACTGCGAACGCAGCTCGGCATTTGCCAGCGGGGAGCTCAGCGAGTTGGCGCGGATATCCAGGGCATCCAGGCGCTGAGAAAGCTCGGAATAGTGGGTGGAAAGTTCGTAGAACTGCTGCTTCGCGGTGGCCGTCAGCTTCTTCTTCCGGCGCTGCCAGGCGGCCGCCCCCACACCCGCAGCGCCCACGCCAACCACGCCGAAGCCGATAGCGGTGTTGCGGTTCTCGCGAGCCTGCTCCTCGGCCAGTCGCGCGCCCAGCTCGGTATCCGCCGCGACCTTGGCTCCCTCGACGAGGCCGTTGGCGAAATTACCGCGGCGGAAGCTATCCTTCATCGCCTCCAGGGAGGCGTCCAGGTGGGGACCTTCGAAGATATCCAGGTCCTGGCAGACATCGTTGCCGCAGTACACGCCGTTGGTCCGGGTGCTGGTACCCACACCCAGAATCAGCGTGCCGTTTTCCCATGCGGCGCCTTTGCCGGTGCCGTCGGGGACGAGCTCCGGCATGTTTCGACCCGCCCAGTTGAGGACGTCGTCGTTGAAGTTATCGCTGCTGCCCGGAATGAGAACGTAGACGACCTTCTGGACGGAGTCAGGGAAATCAATCTTCGCGGTCTGGTCGATCATTCCCTGGCGCGCGGCATCACCCAGCACGCCGGAGTCGTCAGCGACCTGGACGTCCACCTTCGTGTAGGGCACAGCCGGTGCTGCCTGAGCCTGCACGATGCTGTGGGCCACCGGCTGTTCCGCAGCAGCGGCTTCGGCGAAAGCCCAAGGCGCTGCTCCGGCGCACGCGATACCCATGAGGGCTAGAAGCGGGGCGGTGGGGCGGCGTCGCGAGTGAGTCATGGCACCAATCATGCCACAGGGGACTCCCCGCCGCGGGGGCCTGAGAACCCACGAAAAAGAAGGCGAAATGCGAGGTTTTCCCATAGCACCCACACCAGTGGAGCCAGGGTGAAAGAGAAGATAATGGCCCCGGCAGCGTCGCTAGCGAAATGCACGCCACGGGCCATCACGGTGGCCACGATGAGTGCGATGGCAGCGCAGCCGACCGCGGCGACGATGCTGAGCCCCTTCCATCCCACCGCCGAACGGGAAAGACTCGGATCGAGACCGCGATACGTTGCGATGAGGCTGACCGCCACCATGACGGCGATAAACGTCGTGTGGCCACTGGGAAAGCTCATATCGCTGGGCAGGCTGTGCGGTGGGTGCGCCAGGAAATCCCAGTCCGGCCGCGGTCTGCCGACCAGAGCCTTCGGAATGAACACCAGTGCCCAGGTGCTGGCGATCGTCAACGCGGCGATCAAGGGCCGCAGTATCCGGCGCGATATCAGGCCGATCACCACGAGGCCGACGATCAGCACGATCGGGAGGTTGCGGCCGAGGAGGGCCGCATACAGAGCGTCAAAAAACTGGCGTGTCGTGCCCGTGAACGTGCGATTCGCCACCTGGGTCGCGGCTAGGTCGAAGGTGGAGTCATGCAGCAGCCACCCCATCACTGCGATGAGAACCATGCCCGCAGCGGCCAGCGCTGTAACCGGACCGAGCCCGGGCGGGGGACAGATCTGTCGGGGCGGTAGCTGCGGATCAGAGTGCGCGGTAGGGGCGGAGGCATTCACGGAGAATCATTCTCGCAGAGCGTGAATCGCGCGCCACCTGCCCGCTGAGTTGCAGCCAACGGGGGGTACTAAAAAAATCCTAAAAGGGCTGGCAGCGGCGGAATCTATAGAACAAGAAGGGGGTAGTACGGGGAAAAGTTTTTGGCAAATACGCAAAAGGTGAAACGAATGCTCAGCAAATTTCCTACGTTAGTTTTGTCAGCATGATGCACCGCGACGGCGGGGCTAGGCTGGCTACCTTTCCGGCAAGCCCGATTCCTGGGTGTCCGCGGGGTTGCGGACCAGGGGTGGGGCTCAGATCAACTCACGTTGGTCGCCGCTGCAAGGGGGTGCAGTGAGGTCGACGTGAGTGGGCGAGAGTGAACAGCCGCGACATGGTTCGGCTGGTTACTGGAGCTCGTGCCTATTGGGTGAGGGGCAGATGATCTGGGCGAATCCAGGATTCGGGCTCGCCGGTGAAGGGATCGGCGGGGGAGTGGTTCCCAGGGGATGCAAAACTACCGCCCAGCGGGGGGATTTTTAAGGGTGGCCTACGACACACACGCCAACGCCAAAGGATATGATTGTGTGGTCATGCGCCATACACGGTCAGGCGTGGGCCCCCTCGGGTGACGCGGTCGTTTCACCCGCTGGGGAAGTGAAAATTTTTCAGGAGAATTCCCTTGAGCACCACCAACCGCCCGGTTGTACTAATCGCAGATAAGCTCTCTCAGTCCACCGTCGATGCACTCGGCGATTCCGTCGAGGTCCGTTGGGTGGACGGCCCGAACCGGCCAGAACTCCTTGACGCCGTCGTCGATGCCGACGCCCTGCTCGTGCGCTCCGCCACCACGGTGGATAAGGAAGTGCTCGAGGCTGCCAAGAATCTGAAGATCGTCGGTCGCGCCGGCGTCGGACTTGACAACGTGGACATCGAGACCGCGACCGAGCGCGGCGTCATGGTCGCCAACGCGCCGACCTCGAACATCCACTCCGCCTGCGAGCACGCCATCAGCCTGCTGCTGTCTACTGCCCGCCAGATCCCGGCAGCCGACAAGACCCTCCGTGATGGCGAGTGGAAGCGCTCCTCCTTCAAGGGAGTGGAGATCCTCGGCAAGACCGTCGGCATCGTGGGCTTCGGCCACATCGGCCAGCTGTTCGCCCAGCGCCTCGCGGCTTTCGAGACTGAGATCATCGCCTACGACCCCTACGCCAACCCCGCCCGCGCCGCTCAGCTCGGCGTGGAGCTCGTTGAGCTCGAGGAGCTCATGGGCCGTTCGGACTTCGTGACGATCCACCTGCCGAAGACCCCGGAAACCAGCGGTATGTTCGACGCTGACCTCCTGGCGAAGTCTAAGAAGGGGCAGATCATCATCAACGCTGCCCGCGGCGGCCTCGTCGATGAGCAGGCTCTCGCCGATGCCATCAAGTCCGGCCACATCCGTGGCGCAGGCTTCGACGTCTACGCTTCCGAGCCGTGCACGGATTCCCCGCTGTTCGAACTCGACGAGGTCGTTGTAACCCCGCACCTGGGTGCATCCACCGTTGAGGCGCAGGACCGCGCAGGCACCGACGTCGCTGCCTCCGTCCTCAAGGCGCTGGCTGGCGACTTTGTCCCGGATGCCGTCAATGTCTCCGGCGGCAAGGTCTCCGAGGAGGTTGCTCTGTGGCTGAACCTGGCCACGAAGCTGGGCGCGGTTGCCTCCAAGCTGCTGGACGGTGCTCCGGCGTCCGTGGTCGTGACCGCCCGCGGTGAGCTCTCCAGCGAGTCCATCGACGCACTCGGTCTGGCTGCCCTGCGCGGCACCTTCTCCGGCGTGCTGGATGAGCAGGTTACCTTCGTTAATGCCCCGTCCATCGCTGAGCAGCGCGGCGTGGCTCTCGAGGTGAAGTCCCAGGACGAGTCCGTGACCCACCGCAGCGTGCTGGAGGTCAAGGTTGTCGCCACTGACGGCTCTTCGGCCACCGTCGCTGGTGCGCTGACCGGCCTGGAGCGCGTCGACAAGATTGTCCGCATCAACGACCGCGGCCTGGATCTCCGGGCCGAGGGCACCAACCTCTTCCTGGTCTACGCGGACCAGACTGGTGCGCTGGGCCGTATCGGCACCCTGCTGGGCAAGCAGGGCGTGAACATCGCTGCGGCGGCTCTGTCTCCGAATACCGAGGATGGCACCGCAACCCTCGTGCTGCGCATCGACCGTGTGCTGACCGAGGATGAGCTGGAGGCTGTTAACGCGGAGCTCTCCGCTGAGAACGCCTTCCAGGTTGCCTTCTAAGAATCCCCTAATGAAAACGGTGCCCTGGCTTTGAGCTGGGTAAACGAAATAAACAGCCCCTTATTGACAATGAACTAGCCCCCGAAAGTTGGACTGGTTTAATTCTAAGCGGTTAGGGGTTCAAGGGTCTGATTCCGATATTGCATCGGGGTCAGGCCCTTGAGTCGTTGTTGGATGCGTTCGTTGTTGTACCAGTCAATGTAGTCATCGATCGCGTGGTAGAACGCCTCCAGGCTGGTGAATGTTTCACCGTGGTACATCTCCGTTTTCAGGTGCCCGAAGAAGTTTTCCATGACGGCATTGTCGTAGCAGTTGCCTTTCCTGGACATTGACTGCACACCACCGATGCTTTTGATCAGGTCACGCCAGCTGGAATGCTGGTATTGGAACCCTTGATCTGTGTGCACAAGCAAGCCTTGACCTGGTGATTGTTGCTCAATGGCATTGCGCAACGACTGCGATGTCAACGCCGTGCTCGGTGAAGTAGACACGCTGTACGACACGACCGAACGATCATAGAGATCCATGATCGGCGACAAGTAGACCTTGGTGCCAGCAACCCGAAACTCCGTAACATCACTTGCCCACACCCTGTTTTGTGCCTCCGGGGTGAAACATCGGTCGAGCACGTTGGTTGCGATGTGGCTGGCAGTGCCTTTGTACGAGTTGTACTTTTTCACCCTGACCTTGGACTTAAGCCCCAGCTGGTTCATGAGCTTGTAGACCAGCTTATGGTTGACCACCCAGCCCTGGTTACGAAGGTCGAGCAGTACCCGCCGGTAGCCGTAGCGGTGTTTGTTGCGCTGGAAACTGTCCCGGATCGCCTGCTTGAGCCCGGCATGTTTATCCGGTGGGGCGAGTCGTTTCTGGTGGTAGAAAAACGTTGACCGGGCAAGACCTGCCACAACCAGCAAGTCTTCTAAACGGTGGGCCGACTTGAGGATGACGATAGCCTCGACCTTTAACCTCGTCGCTGGTTCCTCAAGTCCCGCAATTTTTTTTAGGTACGCGTTTTCCGCTTCCAGCCGCGCAACCTGGCGACGAAGCTGCTCCTCTTGTGTGAGGCGTTTCGGTGCAGCCGAACCTTTGGGCCTGCCCTTCGGCTTGGGGCGCAGCGCCTCGTCGCCGTCTTTGCGCCAGGCACGTACCCAACCGGAGACAAGCTGGTCTGAAGATAGGCCGAATTCACGGGCAAGCTCCATCTTGGACTCCCCAGCGTTGAAGCGGTCAACGATCTCCTTCTTCACCTCGAAGGAATACTGCTGCTTGATTGGTTTCTCCACAAGACATAGCTTGCCATGCAGCGTGAATCGACGTTTAAGCCTTCGCACTGGATAACGAGGAACACCAAGCCGATTTGCTGCCGCGGTGTAGCTCAGGCCCTGTTCAAACAATTCAACGAGCTGCTCACGCTGTCGCTGGTTTAGAGAACTTCGTGCTCTCAAAGAAATACTCCCCACTAGTTAGGAACTGATTTTCTCAGTCCAACTAATGGGGAGCAGTTCAACAATCAATAAGGGGCTGTTTATTGTCAATAAGGGAGTAGGGGTTCCAATTGGAACACCCGATAGATGAAGGAGGACAGCCATGGCGCTGGCGAAGCACGAAGTTCACGCAGATCACGAGCACCAGCACGGCCCGGGGTGCGGTCACGTTGCCGTTCCCCACGAGGACCACACGGACTATGTCCACGATGGTCACATCCACCGCGAGCTCGATGGCCAGTGGGTGGAGTGCGAGGCCGAGGAGCAGGTGGCTCACGAGGATCACGAGCACGAGCACGGTCCAAGCTGCGGGCACGTGGCTATTCCGCACGGCGACCACGTTGACTATGTCCACGATGGGCATCGCCACGCATTCATCGACGGCAAGTGGGTGTGCTGCTAAAGCGCATACGCAAAAGTGAGCAGGGCAGCGGTTTCACTGCCCTGCTTTTCTTTTTCCGGCGCCGAGTTCAGTTCGCTCGGTATTGAGCTGATGAGCCGTGACTTCTGTCAGGGCCTAGACCCAGTTGCGGACCTTCGCGAAGGCCTTGGGCCAGCGTTGGGAGGTGTTCTTCACCGCCCAGCGGTAGCCAAGGATCCCGATGGTGCCACTGATCAGGAGTTGTACCCCGATGCCAATGGCGGTGAGCCGGGTGGCATCCGCCCAGGATCCAGCATCGTGGAGGTCGATGATCAGCAGCGCTGCTCCGGGGATCAGCGGTATAAAGAGTCCAAGCAGGCCGACGATGGAGAGAATGAACGCGTTGCTGGACGTGCCGGAGCGGTTTTTCATCGGGCTCGTGCCCGGCGCGGCACTGGGGAAGGGGAAGCGCAGCGCGAAAGCCGGGCCAAGTCCCAGAGACTGCACCAGGGAACACGCAGCGAGCACGCTGATACCCACCCACAGCGGGCGGAAGTCCTCGATGGCCCCAAGGCTGATCACGACGACGAGAAAAATGGGGCCGATGACCGTCAGAGAAGCCAGCAGGCGGCCGGCGATAAGATCCTTCGGACGCACCCCGGAGACCATGTTCACCCAATTAGAGGGACCATCCAGGCCGAAGTCATTGCCATTGACCATCAGCACGCCCTGGGCGACGATGAAGGGCGCATACCACTGCACCCCCGTGCCTTGGAGTGCGCCGACGGCGAGGAACATCGCACCGATGAGAATAAACACTATGGCCTGATAGGAGTAGCGCACATCGCGCCGCCAGTACCGCAGCGTGCGGGAATAGACCGCGCCGCGCGGGCCAGCTGAGGCCCATCGCAGCATGACCCCACCGGTGTGCTTCGTGGCTTGATCAGAACTACTGCGGATCGGGTGGGTTAGCTCGAAGCGCAGGGCGGTGCGCCAGAGCCAGAGGCAGCCAAGAATGGTCGCGGCGGCAATGAGGCCCTGGGCGATCGCCGCGCCGGCGTTGCCCGCGATGGCAGAGGCTGCGGCACCTGCCGCTGCGCCAAACGGCGTCCAGCTAAAGACCGTGCCCAGTTCCAGCAGCTTATCCAGGTTCTGGATGCCGTTGGCGGTGAAGTTCATCCCCAT
This window contains:
- a CDS encoding cation diffusion facilitator family transporter, with amino-acid sequence MLEGMSEHIDIDAAPERPQNRGGADPHRHGSSHSHSHSDAHGHSHSHAPTDAPLRALLIALVVTGTIFFAELIGGLVTGSVALLADAMHMLSDAAGIIIAVIAILIGRRASNAQATFGYRRVEVLAALVNAVTVLGISVWIVVEAIRRLREPVEILAGPMMIIALIGLIANAVSAWILHSQRDNSVNVQGAFLHVLADMLGSVAVLIAGGVIIATGWQYADVIASLVIAALVLPRAWQLMMHTLRILLEQAPPGYDPAEIDALLREVDGVMDVHDLHLWSLDGTSALASVHLVVPEDRDPAAVLCVAQEALQERGIAHSTIQVERPSHVEHEGPRNVC
- a CDS encoding DUF5129 domain-containing protein, which produces MTHSRRRPTAPLLALMGIACAGAAPWAFAEAAAAEQPVAHSIVQAQAAPAVPYTKVDVQVADDSGVLGDAARQGMIDQTAKIDFPDSVQKVVYVLIPGSSDNFNDDVLNWAGRNMPELVPDGTGKGAAWENGTLILGVGTSTRTNGVYCGNDVCQDLDIFEGPHLDASLEAMKDSFRRGNFANGLVEGAKVAADTELGARLAEEQARENRNTAIGFGVVGVGAAGVGAAAWQRRKKKLTATAKQQFYELSTHYSELSQRLDALDIRANSLSSPLANAELRSQWTTIRDEFLNLNHRVGALNLTLTSDDKEFYAKHKQVASAHETLESMSNAEDNINLMFELENGDQIKRERELRSIKQDLSEALFEVRNREAIRQLKNVEAQVEELMRDLQAPDFMDRLARIVSDQAHALELASRDMKHLDREAHRDERPSLTDRDWRPGYVYSNWVPYYLLASWHSADTRAAESSSSSSGGIANTSFSSGFSGGGGSSSW
- the serA gene encoding phosphoglycerate dehydrogenase, whose amino-acid sequence is MSTTNRPVVLIADKLSQSTVDALGDSVEVRWVDGPNRPELLDAVVDADALLVRSATTVDKEVLEAAKNLKIVGRAGVGLDNVDIETATERGVMVANAPTSNIHSACEHAISLLLSTARQIPAADKTLRDGEWKRSSFKGVEILGKTVGIVGFGHIGQLFAQRLAAFETEIIAYDPYANPARAAQLGVELVELEELMGRSDFVTIHLPKTPETSGMFDADLLAKSKKGQIIINAARGGLVDEQALADAIKSGHIRGAGFDVYASEPCTDSPLFELDEVVVTPHLGASTVEAQDRAGTDVAASVLKALAGDFVPDAVNVSGGKVSEEVALWLNLATKLGAVASKLLDGAPASVVVTARGELSSESIDALGLAALRGTFSGVLDEQVTFVNAPSIAEQRGVALEVKSQDESVTHRSVLEVKVVATDGSSATVAGALTGLERVDKIVRINDRGLDLRAEGTNLFLVYADQTGALGRIGTLLGKQGVNIAAAALSPNTEDGTATLVLRIDRVLTEDELEAVNAELSAENAFQVAF
- a CDS encoding phosphatase PAP2 family protein, whose translation is MVLIAVMGWLLHDSTFDLAATQVANRTFTGTTRQFFDALYAALLGRNLPIVLIVGLVVIGLISRRILRPLIAALTIASTWALVFIPKALVGRPRPDWDFLAHPPHSLPSDMSFPSGHTTFIAVMVAVSLIATYRGLDPSLSRSAVGWKGLSIVAAVGCAAIALIVATVMARGVHFASDAAGAIIFSFTLAPLVWVLWENLAFRLLFRGFSGPRGGESPVA